A genomic stretch from Sander vitreus isolate 19-12246 chromosome 17, sanVit1, whole genome shotgun sequence includes:
- the epcam gene encoding epithelial cell adhesion molecule — MSIWIALVLVAFAAGASAQTCQCNTMKWANCDGTPCVCTILLGENVKQPLNCSKLVPKCFLMKAEMYRAKKGLSTRTGGKPVESAFVDNDGIYDPDCESNGNFKAKQCNNTEECWCVNSAGVRRTDKGDQNIKCDKLVETHWVRLQLTHKPVTTPLNANDLKAAIANAIQTRYGNFDKSMVENVEYDANARMIVVDVKKPIGNRQHDLANMAYYMEKDVKVLPLFQNDQVKFAPALGNQNVEMENILVYYVDEEAPTFTMKNLSGGIIAVIVVVVLAVVAGLLVLFFAKKRQDRKYKQAQTSEMATMS; from the exons ATGAGCATTTGGATTGCTCTCGTTCTCGTTGCCTTCGCGGCGGGAGCCTCAGCTCAAACCT GTCAATGTAACACGATGAAGTGGGCAAACTGTGATGGTACGCCCTGTGTGTGTACCATTTTGCTCGGCGAAAACGTGAAACAACCGCTGAACTGCTCCAAAT TGGTCCCTAAGTGCTTCTTGATGAAGGCTGAGATGTACAGAGCTAAAAAGGGCCTGTCCACCCGTACAGGAGGAAAGCCAGTGGAGTCTGCCTTTGTGGACAACGATGGCATCTATGACCCAGACTGTGAAAGCAATGGCAACTTCAAGGCCAAGCAGTGCAACAACACTGAGGAGTGCTGGTGTGTCAACAGTGCCGGTGTTCGTCGAACTGACAAGGGAGATCAGAATATCAAGTGTGACAAGCTGGTGGAGACCCA CTGGGTTCGTCTTCAGCTGACCCACAAACCTGTGACAACTCCATTGAATGCCAACGACCTGAAGGC CGCAATTGCAAATGCCATTCAAACACGTTATGGCAACTTTGACAAGAGCATGGTGGAGAATGTcgag TATGACGCTAATGCTCGCATGATTGTGGTGGATGTGAAGAAGCCAATAGGAAACCGCCAACATGACCTGGCCAACATGGCTTACTACATGGAGAAAGat GTGAAGGTGCTGCCTTTGTTCCAGAACGATCAGGTGAAGTTTGCGCCAGCTCTGGGCAACCAGAACGTGGAGATGGAGAACATCCTGGTGTACTACGTGGACGAGGAGGCCCCGACGTTCACCATGAAGAACCTGTCTGGTGGGATCATCGCTGTCATCGTGGTGGTGGTCCTGGCTGTGGTTGCCGGCCTGCTGGTCCTG ttcTTCGCCAAAAAGCGACAGGATCGGAAGTACAAACAAGCCCAG